One genomic segment of Gemmatimonadaceae bacterium includes these proteins:
- a CDS encoding glycoside hydrolase family 3 protein, whose protein sequence is MTPVSAAEAAAWADSVLRTLTLREKAAQIVWPSVYGDYTSGNSPQWQRLTTYVTGEKVGGFTISVGSPTEVAAKLNALQAMSRIPLLFGADLEAGAGFRARGGYFIPNAIDLGGAVVAPPEMAIGATGDTVLAFEEGKLTAREGRALGIHIAYAPVLDVNNNPANPVINTRSYGEDPQTVARLGAAFIRGLQANGMIATAKHFPGHGDTEVNSHLALPVVTVSRSRLDSVELIPFKAAVQIGVGAIMTFHGAMPALDSSGVPGTLSAKVLTGLLRNELQFQGIIISDAMDMRGVLDKYGAVDAVKRAIEAGCDVLIQPLNISQTIDAVVAGVTEGRYTEARLDQSVRRILMAKAGLGLHRAKLVDLNALRFVVGDSVHVNMANRIAEKSITLVKDSVGLVPLSLPPTTRVLSVTVGRRADLSAGVAFNAELRARFTGLRTEFLTAENVTADYARVERAADSADVVIVSSYVGQVWDAVSAAAPQTFTNFVERLAKGRRKLIVVSFGNPYLLQQIPVAPTYVVAWGGFPGSQTAAARALLGLAPITGKLPISIPLPGGLRTIPRGAGIQRAAASR, encoded by the coding sequence GTGACACCCGTCTCTGCAGCCGAGGCGGCCGCATGGGCGGATTCTGTCCTGAGGACCCTCACGCTCCGGGAAAAGGCCGCGCAGATCGTCTGGCCCAGCGTGTATGGCGATTACACTTCCGGCAATTCGCCACAGTGGCAGCGTCTCACGACGTATGTGACCGGCGAAAAGGTTGGGGGCTTCACAATTTCGGTCGGGTCACCCACCGAGGTAGCAGCCAAGCTCAACGCCCTTCAGGCCATGAGCCGAATTCCTCTCCTTTTTGGCGCGGACCTGGAGGCTGGGGCGGGCTTTCGTGCCCGGGGCGGGTACTTCATCCCGAACGCGATCGACCTTGGCGGCGCGGTGGTCGCTCCGCCGGAGATGGCGATTGGGGCGACGGGCGATACGGTCCTGGCGTTCGAGGAAGGGAAGCTGACCGCGCGTGAAGGCCGGGCGCTCGGAATCCACATCGCTTACGCCCCGGTACTGGACGTCAACAACAATCCCGCCAATCCGGTCATCAACACCCGCTCCTACGGTGAGGATCCACAAACGGTGGCCAGGCTCGGGGCTGCCTTCATCCGTGGCCTTCAGGCCAACGGGATGATAGCAACCGCAAAGCATTTCCCCGGTCACGGCGATACGGAAGTGAACTCGCACCTCGCCCTCCCTGTCGTAACGGTGAGTCGAAGTAGGCTTGATAGTGTCGAGTTGATACCATTTAAGGCTGCCGTCCAGATCGGCGTAGGCGCCATAATGACGTTCCATGGCGCAATGCCGGCTCTCGATTCGAGTGGAGTTCCGGGCACACTGTCGGCGAAGGTTCTAACCGGTCTGCTGCGGAACGAGCTGCAGTTTCAGGGGATCATCATTTCAGATGCGATGGACATGCGAGGGGTGCTCGACAAGTACGGTGCCGTGGACGCTGTAAAGCGAGCGATCGAGGCCGGGTGCGACGTCCTGATACAGCCACTCAACATTTCGCAGACGATCGACGCGGTTGTGGCAGGAGTGACAGAAGGGCGGTATACCGAGGCGCGGCTCGACCAGTCGGTCCGGCGAATCCTGATGGCGAAGGCCGGCCTGGGCCTTCACCGGGCGAAGCTGGTGGATCTGAACGCGCTGAGATTCGTCGTTGGCGACAGTGTGCATGTGAACATGGCCAACCGCATAGCGGAAAAATCGATAACCCTCGTCAAGGATTCGGTCGGGCTTGTTCCTCTCAGCCTGCCTCCAACGACTCGCGTTCTCTCGGTAACGGTGGGCAGAAGGGCGGATTTGTCGGCTGGCGTAGCCTTCAACGCCGAGCTGCGAGCCCGCTTCACGGGACTGCGCACGGAGTTTCTGACAGCCGAGAACGTGACTGCCGATTATGCACGAGTTGAACGGGCCGCCGACTCCGCGGATGTAGTGATCGTCAGCTCATACGTCGGACAGGTCTGGGATGCTGTTTCGGCAGCCGCGCCACAAACTTTCACAAACTTCGTAGAGCGACTTGCAAAAGGCCGGCGAAAGCTGATCGTCGTTTCTTTCGGAAACCCGTATCTGCTTCAGCAGATTCCTGTTGCTCCGACGTATGTCGTTGCGTGGGGCGGCTTCCCGGGCTCGCAAACTGCGGCGGCACGCGCACTTCTCGGTCTAGCGCCAATAACGGGAAAGCTGCCGATCTCGATTCCGCTTCCCGGAGGGTTGCGGACTATTCCGCGCGGCGCCGGAATCCAGCGTGCCGCGGCGTCGAGATAA
- a CDS encoding oxidative damage protection protein, with protein MPTVTCARCGHAREGFEKAPFPGAIGARIVAEICRQCWADWGKQQTMLINHYGLDVMDPQARTFLTRNMSAFLFKTGENADIDTSKQGTISH; from the coding sequence GTGCCGACCGTTACCTGCGCGCGGTGCGGGCATGCGCGCGAAGGATTCGAAAAGGCCCCCTTTCCGGGCGCTATCGGCGCCCGGATTGTGGCCGAGATCTGCCGGCAGTGCTGGGCAGACTGGGGTAAACAGCAGACGATGCTGATCAATCATTACGGGCTCGACGTGATGGATCCGCAGGCCCGCACGTTTCTGACACGCAACATGTCGGCGTTTCTCTTCAAGACCGGCGAGAACGCCGACATCGACACGAGCAAACAGGGAACGATCTCCCACTGA
- a CDS encoding fatty acid desaturase, whose product MPDFGSWAADWWKPILFIVIAGHITNVCVTIFLHRSQTHRSVKLHYLAALPMRLWLWLSTAIVTKEWVACHRKHHAFADRDGDPHSPLMEGLRNVVLKGAFYYRKAVRQPGVLEKYGKGTPNDWLERYILSRLNWVGIVVMLLADVYLFGFFVGPLVWGIQMIWIPFWAAGIINGVGHAVGYRNFNVKDASRNISPIAIWLGGEELHNNHHHDPHSAKFKAKWYELDIGWVYLRLLSFFGLAKIEYAGS is encoded by the coding sequence ATGCCGGATTTTGGAAGCTGGGCAGCAGATTGGTGGAAGCCGATTCTGTTCATTGTCATCGCGGGACACATCACGAACGTTTGCGTCACGATCTTCCTGCACCGCTCGCAAACACACAGAAGCGTCAAGCTGCATTATCTCGCCGCTCTTCCAATGCGCCTGTGGCTCTGGCTGTCGACGGCGATCGTCACGAAGGAATGGGTCGCCTGTCATCGCAAGCACCACGCATTTGCCGACCGGGATGGCGATCCGCACAGCCCGTTGATGGAGGGACTGCGCAACGTCGTCCTCAAGGGCGCCTTCTACTATAGAAAGGCAGTACGCCAGCCGGGGGTTCTCGAGAAGTATGGGAAGGGAACGCCAAACGACTGGCTGGAGCGATATATCCTGTCGCGGCTCAACTGGGTTGGGATTGTCGTCATGCTGCTTGCGGACGTCTATCTCTTCGGCTTCTTCGTGGGCCCACTCGTGTGGGGGATTCAGATGATATGGATCCCGTTCTGGGCAGCCGGCATCATCAACGGCGTTGGTCACGCCGTTGGCTATCGGAACTTCAACGTCAAGGACGCAAGCCGCAACATCTCGCCTATCGCGATCTGGCTTGGCGGCGAAGAGCTTCACAACAACCACCACCACGATCCACATTCGGCAAAGTTCAAGGCAAAGTGGTACGAGCTGGACATCGGGTGGGTGTACCTGCGGCTGCTCTCGTTCTTCGGTCTGGCGAAGATCGAGTACGCCGGCTCATAA
- a CDS encoding NUDIX domain-containing protein: MPERRGRKSSYTIDLVLFTALKDQLAVLLWRTPEEKEKWSLPWEMPTSDGTLEDAAGRIAANALGVTPSWLEQVCAFGDEKRHPSETEISVAFAGLVPAGTPPPVGGAYAWFPIGELPTLAPRHREMLDSAAATIRLRMDHSPVAFRLLPATFTLGELQHMYELLLGKRLHKASFRRALQAAWLVEPTDEWRTEGRGRPAQLFRYAPRKRRPTQRGIRLDLLTS; the protein is encoded by the coding sequence ATGCCCGAGCGTCGCGGCAGGAAGTCCTCCTACACAATCGATCTCGTTCTCTTTACCGCGCTGAAGGATCAGCTCGCGGTCCTCTTGTGGCGAACGCCCGAAGAAAAGGAGAAGTGGTCGCTTCCGTGGGAGATGCCCACCTCGGACGGCACGCTCGAGGACGCCGCCGGAAGGATCGCCGCAAATGCGCTGGGCGTAACGCCGAGCTGGCTGGAGCAGGTCTGCGCCTTCGGAGACGAGAAGCGGCACCCGTCCGAAACTGAAATTTCAGTTGCTTTTGCGGGTCTGGTGCCAGCCGGAACCCCGCCGCCCGTTGGAGGCGCCTACGCATGGTTCCCGATTGGCGAGCTCCCCACGCTCGCCCCCAGGCATCGCGAAATGCTCGACTCGGCTGCTGCCACCATCCGACTTCGAATGGATCACTCCCCGGTCGCATTCAGACTTCTCCCGGCGACCTTTACGCTGGGCGAGCTGCAGCACATGTACGAGCTGCTTCTGGGCAAACGTTTGCACAAGGCCAGTTTTCGCAGGGCGCTTCAGGCTGCCTGGCTGGTTGAGCCTACGGATGAGTGGCGGACCGAAGGGCGCGGCCGTCCGGCACAGCTTTTCCGTTATGCTCCGAGGAAACGACGACCCACTCAGCGGGGTATAAGATTGGACCTGCTCACCTCCTAG